The Juglans regia cultivar Chandler chromosome 10, Walnut 2.0, whole genome shotgun sequence genome includes the window ACTCCAGCCCAATCTACTGCGTCCTGGTAATTAATCTGACACTCACACGTGCCACCTCATGCTACTCTCTAACCATTGATCTCTCCAGAATTGCCGTAATAACCATGATCTATGGTAGAGTGGATTGATATTGGAATGGGCTTTTAGACAAGAGTGGATTGATATTGGAATGGGCCCAAATGGACTTTTAGACAAAGTTACTTTTAAACAAGAGTGGATTGATATTGGAATGGGCCCAAATGGGCTTTTTTCTCCCTACCCCGGGATAATTTGGAACCAGTAGGGTTATTTCTCACTTGCCCGCCCAGTTACTTTTAAAGGCCCCattctcgctctctctctctctctctctctctctcattctggCTGCTGCTCTTCTCCTTACTCGGACAGGACATCTACTCCTTAACTCGGATAGTTTTTTTCATTGTTCGAACAAACACAGAATTCCGGGGATCTGTGTGTGTCCCCACCCAACCTCTTTCACCCAGAAGAAACAGCAGCAGCTATACTCTCCAAAACCCATTACGGTACTCtctcccaaaaatacaaatggGCGAAAATAAACGGAAACGCGGTCGTAAACCCAAAACCCCGGCCGAAGAAACCAAGGACTTCCAATACACCACCACCGCAACAGCCAACGACGTCGTTTCTGCCTCCGTCCCCATCCCCGCCACCGAACCCACTACGGACACAAACAACCCACCGCCTTCTCTGCGCCGCCGTGGCCGTCCCCCTAAGGTCAAGAAGAACGAAAACCCCCGGGCCAACATAGCGGCTTCACCCGAACGCCGGGGCTCCAGACACGCCGACCAAAACGGAGACTTTACCCTCGCAACGACATCGACGACCACCACCACTGCGGTTATCTCTGAGCCGGTAAGGTGGGAGACCGTGGTTAAGGTGGTGCCCTCCATGGACGCGGTGGTGAAGGTGTTTTGTGTGCACACTGAGCCCAATTTCTCGCTGATGTGGCAGAGGAAGAGGCAGTACAGCTCGAGCAGTAGTGGGTTTATCATTGGGGGGAGGAGGGTCTTGACCAATGCGCATTCGGTGGAGCACCATACACAGGTGAAGTTGAAGAAGCGGGGTTCAGATACCAAGTACTTGGCTACGGTGTTGGCAATTGGGACTGAGTGTGATATTGGTAATGAGAAATTTGGGCTTTTCCCTTGGTTTTAAGCTAATTTCGTACCTGGGTTTGGTTTGTTTAGGGATCGAGTTGCATTCTTAACAAACATAAATCATGGGATTTTGTACCATTAAGGAAAGAGAGATAAAAGTGATGACTATGGTTCTATCAAATTAGTGTTGCTTTGCTAACCAGTTAGGTTAATAGTTATAGGTGTTCAatgaagttttcttttttccatcttCGGTTTTTAGTCAATAAAAATACTGCAGAAGTCCTAATTGTCATTTTGTTCGAATGTGTATATTAAAGACGCCGGTGtaatatagaatataaagaaaatgtCAATGTTTCGTGCAGGGTACGCTTTGGGAAAGCTCTTCCATGCTGGTTTAACCGTTTAATTGAATTGATGTTTATAGAGATAGGCTAGATAGCATTTAAAACTGTTAAGGGTTCATGCATTTATGCTACTGCAATGCTTATGCGATCTTAGAGtctggtttaatttttttttttgaataaagagTCTGGTTTAATTGAATGAATGTTTGAAGAGTGTCGGTGATTCACACAAAGATTTGGTTTGAATTCGTGCACTATTTAATTGAAAAGGAATTTTTCCCTCCCTTTTCCGCAATTCTTCAGCAATGCTGACGGTGAGTGACGATGAGTTCTGGGAAGGAGTTTCACCTGTGGAGTTTGGAGATTTGCCTGCACTCCAAGATGCTGTAACTGTTGTCGGCTACCCAATTGGGGGTGACACGATCTCTGTGACAAGTGGTGTTGTGTCTCGCATAGAGATACTTTCTTATGTCCACGGGTCAACAGAACTTCTCGGATTACAGGTTATAGAAGTTCCCTTCCTTTAGACTTACTTTGACATCAGATATGACGGTTTATTGACATATTCCTTTGCCGTCCCTTTTCTCTGGCTTACTTTTTTCCCAGATAGATGCTGCAATAAACTCTGGAAATTCTGGTGGGCCTGCCTTTAATGATAGGGGGAAGTGCGTGGGTATTGCTTTTCAGTCTCTTAAACATGAAGATGCGGAGAACATTGGTTACGTCATACCAACACCAGTTATTATGCACTtcattaaagattatgaaaagaaTGGGGCATATACAGGTATGTCTGGGTGGTGTTCTACTTCGATTAAATCTCCCTTTTCCTGAAAATAAcctcaaaaattatataataatgtatgAAGCTGTTGCAGAAATTCTgtttattgtaaatataaagGTGATTATACTGTATGTCGTCCTCTCCCTGCACATTGTTCAGCAACTGTGGAATGGGGAAAATGCTGAACTTTGTGGTCATTGTCTGTTCATTGGaatgatcaaattcattttcattccttcaaatttgtagGGTTCCCAATTCTTGGAGTTGAGTGGCAGAAGATGGAAAACCCTGATCTATGCATGGCAATGGGAATGGCACCAGATCAGAAGGGTGTGCGAATCAGAAGAATCGAACCCACAGCTCCTGAATCTCAGGTTCTGAAGCCTTCTGATGTTATCTTGAGTTTCGATGGGGTTAATATTGCTAATGATGGAACAGGTAAACCCCCACCCCTTTCTCCcataaagaaatgataatttaagaTCAGAATTTGTTGTAGTAATGTATTCTGTATGTTTTTTATGTGCACTGGATTCTACCTTTCCGTCTGTTCAAAAATGTTTATTACAAGGgtcaataaaattacaaatgatAAGCTTCTATAGAAACCCTTTAGAACTTAATTAACTGGAAGTTTTTTCTAAGTTTTCTTGTGCATTTAAGGTTTATTTTACGCTCTTTTGGAAAACACCATCATGTGACTGTCAAAAGTGTGATGCCTACAAACTTTCTGGATGCTTGCATGGCTTAATCTCCGGTCAATTGTAGATGCTTTCATCAAGTAATAGGTGACATAGAAAGAATGTTAAGTGGTGTTCGATGGATGGGCAACTATGGGAAAGTAAatcttgatgaaaaaaaaaaactgaaaaataaggGTTCCAGGTGCATGCAAGAGTGAGAGAGGAGGTGCTACAAATTGAACATATGCAGAAAGTTAGCTTTAGTCAGCAGCTAAACTTAATCAGCTGGCTGAGATGTTGGTCATGTGATTACAGCATTTGACCCATCTACTGCCATATCtgataattaaattaagtaatCCACAGAGGATCAAAAGATGGTTAAGAAAACAGATTCATGAGTCGGTAGTCAGAGAGATTAACAGTTGCTATtctctggaaaaaaaaaaactctggtTGAGGCCTGGATACTCATGTTAAAGTGTGTAGATGATAATAACATTTGAAGCTTGTCTGGATTAATTAGGCTCTGCAGCTCACACTCTCTTGTATAAGATGTCATCCAAAGATGATGTTGCCATTCTTATGCAGATGACTGCAGTGTACTTTCTCCATCCTATAATGGCTATTAAGGTTTGctttttgttattcttttttagTTCCATTCAGGCATGGAGAGCGCATTGGTTTCAGTTATCTTGTATCTCAAAAATACACTGGGGATTATGCTTTAGTAAAGGTTCTTCGTGATTCGGAGGTCCTTGAATTCAACATTAGACTTGCTACTCACAAGCGGCTCATCCCAGCACACATCAAGGGCAGACCTCCTTCTTATTTCATAATTGGTGGATTTGTTTTTACCGCTATATCTGTTCCCTATCTCCGTTCTGAGGTGTGTATCTAAGCCtgaaatttctctctctctctgtttttttctttgttaattctGTGCTGCATTATTAGAGAACTGGAGTCTGGATGTAAGCTTTTATTGGGTTTTTATGCGCATCAGTGTGCACTTGGGCaaccttttcttttgtttgttccaATACTTTCAACTCTATAGGACTCTAGAACTTACATTGATAGATTAATTTTAATGAGAAGTATGAACTGCTAGGTTTTAGAATGGGATTTGGGGGATGTTTAGCTGTGTAACCTCTAGGTTTTATTGTATGCTCAATCATGTCAGGCACAACGTTTAGCTGGTGGCCAAATACTCAAGGGGCCCTTCATTACTTATGTGTTTCAATTACCTGTGTGCCCCATAAAATTGATAAGTGCAAGTAAAAGTAGAAGCTCTGCATCGcttttcaaattaatataatgaatGTGGTTGGGATGTATCTGAGATCCTACACAAGTTGAGGCTTCTTATTCTCTTTATAAATTTCTGCTTGTTGTGTCAATCACGGATGCTCTGATTGTTGAATCATTTGGTTTTTTCACCTTGTCCAGTACGGAAAGGATTATGATTTTGATGCTCCAGTAAAGCTGTTAGAAAAGCATCTACATGCAATGGCGGAATCAGTAGATGAACAGCTTGTTGTTGTTTCTCAGGTTTCTCTCGTagtctctctctcataattttCCCCATTTTATGTCAATTCACCTCAGGTAATGCAGAAAACTCATTGCTTTTTTCCTCAATTTGTCCTAGGTTCTTGTGGCTGACATCAATATTGGGTATGAGGATATCGTTAATACTCAGGTCGGGGAAATATGTGTACAACACTCTGTAATGTAACATTGTGGAAGTAACTTTTATGTGCACTTgttaatatctttcttttcatcGTTTTATTTCTAGGTTCTTGCTTTCAATGGTAAACCTGTGAAGAATCTTAAGAGCTTGGCCAGCATGGTAGAGAGTTGTGACGATGAATATCTAAAGTTTGATCTAGAGTATCAACAGGTTCTCTCTCTGtcccaaacccccccccccccccccaaaacaccACACACATGTACCTATGTGCATTCTCTCAACTTTCACAAGTACTAAAACTTTGTGCAGATAGTGGTCCTACATACTAAGACTGCCAAAGCAGCAACTTTAGATATTCTGACAACGCACTGCATACCTTCTGCAATGTCTGATGACCTCAAAACTTGAATGAAGATTGCGGGGAAGGTAGAGAATTCCATTGGGGGAAAGGTAAAGATGATCCTCTTCAAGTAGCTGTCCTCGTAGTTCATTAGTTCATCTTTTCTTGGACCCACAGAAATGCAACGTGAGGCTGGGGTTTGCATTATTCAATTAACGTTTGGATTTAAGTTCATGGGCATTCTGAACTTTGTTTTAACGAGTGGAACATAGGGAGATGAAGCTTGGTTTTACTAGATCCAGAAACACCATGTGATTTTCGaattttcatcttttgtttgttttatatcCCAACAAATCATTAGTAGAATGAGATAGATGTTTGATCAACAATTACAATGTCTTTATGCAGACATATTTCTTGACAAGTGAATGTCATAAATCTGAGTTTGCATGTCCACCCCGTCTTGGTAAATGAAATCTTGGTGtttgtattaaattattgtatCATGCCACCAGATACGAATGTGCTTCTTTCCCTGGTAGGATGCTAATAATATAGAAAGGTTGGGCTCTGTTTATACCAGTTGAATTTATCTACGCAGTAGTATATGTTATAAACACCGCTGATGCCTCACATTGAGCAGGATGTTTCATCGCGAACTTTGCTGATGGGTGAAAGGACAGGAGTATGTGCTTGCGCCGCTTCttgtttggaatttgaattAGCCTGGAAATTTGGATAACAGAAAGTGATCTCTCCACTGTGTGTGGGTTTGGACTAGAGATGGAGAGGTTGGTGTAACGTAATATTTGATGTGCTCTGACTAGTGGCCACTGGCAAGTCCATATGATTGTGTATAATTCAACTAGGTGCTGCACACTTAGAGCATGCTTTTTACACAATCGCTTGCATTTTCTCTCTACCACTTACAGTTTTATAGCTCTGCAATAGAGGGACCTTTTGGCGGCTAGATGGTGATTCCAGGCTACGGACTCCAGAGTCTTCACCCATATCTTCTCTTGATTTTCCCCATATTACAGTATAGAAGCCGATTGATATTATTGTTGCTCCAACAAGACTGtaaaaagcagaaaaataaaaactgtgaGCAAACTAGAGCATTTGTTTAGTTCTTTATGTATTGGACTTAGTTTCTAAAGAAAGACAACGTTGAAAAACCATGCAAGGACGTTCAGGAAATAGACAATAGTTACTTGACTTATTTTGAGCATAACTAGTCTCATCTTTGGATTTTTGGGGTGTTGAGGGTTAAttggaactaaaaaaaaaaggctttatCTGTCTTGGTACCTGCCAAGATGGAGAGTATCACCAAGGAACATAAAGCCCATAGCAACGGCAATGGCAATGGACAAGGGCTTGAACATTGCTACATAGTGAGGCCCCTTCACGCGTAACGCCCATGTATGAACTGCATTGTTCAAGAATGACCCAAAGAGTCCCTAGACTCGGAAAAATCAGGATCAAGACATTAAAACTTAAAGAAAGGTCATAAGGCTGTCTTGTTCTTTAAATTTCACAGTACGAATGGTGTGTGTTAGCTTCTTACCGAGCACACCACGGAGGCCAATGCTATATTTGGCTCCAATCTCCAAGCATTTGGATCTTCTTCTGTAATCAAACCTACAACTATAGCTATGATGCTCACGCATAAATTGTAAAAGAATATCACGGTCAGTTCATTTGGGTACTCCTTCATAATTTGTGCCTGTAAATAAAAAAGGATAGCTTTCAGACTTGTTTCGTTTCTACAGTATCTGCAAATCACATGCAATGTagacattgaaaaataaattgaaaatggGTTCCTGTGTAATGAGAAAGAAAACCCACCTGAACAATGTACCATAGTGGAAGCAAAATATTGTCAGCTGTAAGTAGAAGGCCACCAATTACCCAATTTGATTTTAGTGAGCTTATAGGTGGATGAAGTGGAAGGGATGATGACCGAGTAATGATGATCGGCGGGCCTTTGTAGAGAGTCACTACAAATGCACCTGATATTGATACCATGGTGCCCAAAACTTTAGCTAAGCTGCTCGAGCTTCTCGAATCCATCTTTTCCATTCTTTTAATGCCAACAACAGGGAAAAGAAATGGCAAAAACGAGATGAGCGAATGATAAAAGTAGATACACATACCTACCTGTGTGTGTTCACAAGCATGTAGATATGTAAAAGATGTGGGGCCTCAACCCAACAGTCACTTTAGAACTGTCGAAATAGTGCATGACAATcaaaaagaaaggggaaaaaaaagttgTGTGGAATGGGATCACAGGAGTGATTTTGGTTTCATGGTTTCTTGACTTTGAGAGCGTCTCAAGAAAATGCCCGCTTTTAAAGAGAATGTTATCGGAGTGTTTTGGGGTGCATTGGTGTTTGCTAAATTGGAGCAAACGAAAAAGAGATATCCACCCCATCTTTGTAGACCAAAGTAGATTCAATATCTCATTAATTTATAGGTTGTCAGTGGATTTGGATATGCACATTACTCTAGAAATCTGCTAAAAAGTTAAGGAAGTAACTAATTTGGAGGTAAATGGTGGTAACAATAGTGTTGAAAGTAGAAGTAATAAAGGGCGAGAGGGGGTGGTGGAGGTagttggaagaaaaagaaaacgagaaGGGTATGAGTGGTGGgggaagataaaaagaaaatgaaagaaaataatctcTTCAACTATCCTATGGAGAGGTGTGGGAGGGagtagaaaataagaaaagggaaaaggggAGGCCTTTTCCTGAGGAAGCTCTGCAACGAAGTTTCTCATAGTTTCTTCAGGGACTGGAAGAGGTAGGTGAAGGCGTGGTAAAGACCTTAACGAATATGAAAGTTAGTGGTTTACGATGCTCAAAAGATTTTGACTCCACCTTAACTGGTAAGACCAGACATCAAATGACATCAATAGTATACTTTTTTCATCCAAACTTGTTAAGTGATCATTATCAAACAATGTCAATTACTGGGAAAGGACTATCGAATGCAGTAGTGACTACAGCAAGTTGGATCAGACTAAGCTTGGCTGGTTACTGACTTTGGCCCAAGCACTTGCTCATAGAATTAAGGTCATTCCCGATTCTAGTTTGGCATTTCCGTTAATTGCATCAACTGCAGGTTTTTCTCTAGGCAACTAAAACGAACAGAGTTACTGCAACCCTTGCTGtcatgattaaaaaagaaaccctcttcaaccttttttttacagtctgttttctttttgttttatttgtatatagaGGCCACTTGATCTTTTAACACATGAGGATATTTTTGGTAACTAAATTGAAGGAGTGGAGAAGAACCTGAAAATTATGGCAAGTATGAAGGTGAAAGCTGGCACCAGGCTGCTGAGGGCTGA containing:
- the LOC108997081 gene encoding protease Do-like 9 — encoded protein: MGENKRKRGRKPKTPAEETKDFQYTTTATANDVVSASVPIPATEPTTDTNNPPPSLRRRGRPPKVKKNENPRANIAASPERRGSRHADQNGDFTLATTSTTTTTAVISEPVRWETVVKVVPSMDAVVKVFCVHTEPNFSLMWQRKRQYSSSSSGFIIGGRRVLTNAHSVEHHTQVKLKKRGSDTKYLATVLAIGTECDIAMLTVSDDEFWEGVSPVEFGDLPALQDAVTVVGYPIGGDTISVTSGVVSRIEILSYVHGSTELLGLQIDAAINSGNSGGPAFNDRGKCVGIAFQSLKHEDAENIGYVIPTPVIMHFIKDYEKNGAYTGFPILGVEWQKMENPDLCMAMGMAPDQKGVRIRRIEPTAPESQVLKPSDVILSFDGVNIANDGTVPFRHGERIGFSYLVSQKYTGDYALVKVLRDSEVLEFNIRLATHKRLIPAHIKGRPPSYFIIGGFVFTAISVPYLRSEYGKDYDFDAPVKLLEKHLHAMAESVDEQLVVVSQVLVADINIGYEDIVNTQVLAFNGKPVKNLKSLASMVESCDDEYLKFDLEYQQIVVLHTKTAKAATLDILTTHCIPSAMSDDLKT
- the LOC108997082 gene encoding WAT1-related protein At3g28050-like — its product is MNGGYCYRDVLPFTAMVTMECTSVGLTTLFKAATLTGMSYHVFVVYAYAVAAIVLFPAPFISQRSKELPPLNFSILSKIGLLGLIGSSSQIMGYAGINFSSPTLASALSSLVPAFTFILAIIFRMEKMDSRSSSSLAKVLGTMVSISGAFVVTLYKGPPIIITRSSSLPLHPPISSLKSNWVIGGLLLTADNILLPLWYIVQAQIMKEYPNELTVIFFYNLCVSIIAIVVGLITEEDPNAWRLEPNIALASVVCSGLFGSFLNNAVHTWALRVKGPHYVAMFKPLSIAIAVAMGFMFLGDTLHLGSLVGATIISIGFYTVIWGKSREDMGEDSGVRSLESPSSRQKVPLLQSYKTVSGREKMQAIV